Proteins from one Hydrogenophaga sp. SL48 genomic window:
- a CDS encoding asparaginase, giving the protein MPTIPPALTALPRHVSITVSYRGGHPENIHHGSLAVVNAQGELLASVGDVDSPLFTRSSLKPFQAMPLIALAADRLGLDDADVALLCASHSGEPMHVDRVASLLARMGANEATLACGSHVPYFYGATGRQPEPGAIFNRFHHNCSGKHTGMLLLAHALGQPLSGYLDTQHPVQRQIAQSVSHFSGVPVEQLVRGTDGCSAPNYALPLRSLAHAFARLTPTDPDPVYGLAPQRVAHAMSRHPELVSGQGRNDLTLMRAGRGDWVSKVGADGVQAIASFSRGIGIAAKCSEGQLVPLMVALVSALDQLGWLDAESRAVLAGLVPPPLRNAAGIEVGEMRAVLRL; this is encoded by the coding sequence ATGCCCACAATCCCGCCAGCCTTGACGGCCCTCCCCCGCCACGTATCCATCACGGTGAGCTACCGTGGCGGTCATCCGGAGAACATCCACCACGGCTCGCTGGCCGTGGTCAATGCCCAGGGCGAGTTGCTGGCCAGCGTCGGTGACGTGGACTCGCCGCTGTTCACCCGCTCATCGCTCAAACCGTTTCAAGCCATGCCGTTGATCGCCCTCGCCGCCGACCGGCTGGGTCTGGACGATGCCGACGTGGCCCTGCTCTGTGCCAGCCACAGCGGCGAGCCGATGCACGTGGACCGCGTGGCCAGCCTCCTGGCCCGCATGGGCGCGAACGAAGCCACACTGGCCTGCGGGAGCCACGTGCCCTACTTCTACGGTGCCACCGGGCGCCAGCCCGAACCGGGTGCGATCTTCAACCGCTTTCACCACAACTGCTCGGGCAAACACACCGGCATGCTGCTGCTGGCCCATGCGCTGGGACAACCGCTCAGCGGCTATCTGGACACGCAGCACCCCGTCCAACGGCAGATCGCGCAGAGTGTGAGCCACTTCTCGGGTGTGCCGGTCGAGCAGCTGGTGCGCGGTACCGACGGCTGCAGCGCGCCCAACTACGCCTTGCCGCTACGCTCACTGGCCCATGCGTTTGCCCGGTTGACGCCGACCGACCCAGACCCCGTCTACGGGCTCGCTCCGCAGCGCGTCGCGCACGCCATGTCCCGCCACCCCGAGCTGGTCAGCGGCCAGGGTCGCAACGATCTCACGCTGATGCGCGCGGGCCGGGGGGATTGGGTGAGCAAGGTCGGCGCCGATGGCGTGCAGGCCATCGCCAGCTTCAGCCGTGGCATCGGCATCGCGGCCAAATGCAGCGAGGGGCAATTGGTTCCGTTGATGGTGGCCCTGGTGTCGGCGCTGGACCAACTGGGTTGGCTCGATG
- a CDS encoding P-II family nitrogen regulator, with protein sequence MKQITAVIKPFKLEEVREALAEQGVTGLTVTEVKGFGRQKGHTELYRGAEYVVDFLPKVKLEVVVKSADVERCVDAIVRAARTGKIGDGKIFVTSVERVVRIRTGEEDETAV encoded by the coding sequence ATGAAGCAAATCACCGCCGTCATCAAACCGTTCAAGCTCGAAGAAGTGCGCGAAGCGCTGGCCGAGCAGGGTGTGACGGGTCTGACGGTGACGGAGGTCAAGGGCTTCGGCCGGCAAAAGGGGCACACCGAGCTCTACCGTGGCGCCGAGTACGTGGTGGACTTTCTCCCCAAGGTCAAGCTGGAGGTGGTGGTCAAGTCGGCGGATGTCGAGCGTTGCGTGGATGCCATCGTTCGCGCCGCACGCACCGGCAAGATCGGTGATGGCAAGATTTTTGTGACCTCGGTCGAACGTGTGGTGCGCATCCGCACCGGTGAAGAGGACGAAACGGCGGTCTGA
- a CDS encoding TIGR00730 family Rossman fold protein, producing MSTPTFSLCVYCGSRPGADPTFADAARAVGEWIGRHGGQLVYGGGRNGLMGLVADATMAAGGRVIGIIPRALVEKEWAHHGCSELHVVDTMHERKRLMAEHADAFLALPGGIGTLEEFFEVWTWRQLGYHDKPVGLLNLGGYYDSLLAFLHTGVQQQFMGDWQMNLIRVDADAARLLPDLVQAAGFSPAARVDAI from the coding sequence ATGAGCACCCCCACCTTTTCCTTGTGCGTCTATTGCGGCTCCCGACCGGGTGCCGACCCCACGTTCGCAGACGCCGCCCGTGCCGTGGGCGAATGGATCGGTCGCCATGGCGGTCAACTGGTGTACGGCGGAGGTCGCAATGGTCTGATGGGCTTGGTGGCCGACGCCACCATGGCCGCCGGCGGACGGGTGATCGGCATCATTCCCAGGGCACTGGTGGAAAAAGAGTGGGCGCACCACGGTTGCAGCGAGCTGCATGTCGTGGACACCATGCACGAACGCAAACGCCTCATGGCCGAACACGCTGACGCTTTCCTCGCATTGCCGGGGGGCATCGGCACGCTGGAAGAATTTTTTGAGGTCTGGACTTGGCGCCAGCTGGGCTACCACGACAAACCGGTCGGGCTGCTCAACCTGGGCGGTTACTACGACAGCCTGTTGGCGTTCCTGCACACTGGCGTGCAGCAGCAGTTCATGGGTGACTGGCAGATGAACCTGATTCGGGTTGATGCAGACGCTGCGCGGCTGCTTCCCGACCTGGTTCAAGCCGCCGGCTTCTCGCCAGCGGCGCGCGTGGACGCGATCTGA
- a CDS encoding diacylglycerol kinase: MNPSTPQEAPDAQKARTGLPRIWHAFGYSLAGLRAGWGETAFRQEAMAALVMLPLAFWLGRTWVEVVLLTGVVLFVMIVELLNTGVESAVDRIGPEWHTLSKRAKDMGSAAVLLSLLLCAGTWSAAIWVRWL; encoded by the coding sequence ATGAACCCATCCACGCCACAAGAAGCCCCGGACGCGCAAAAAGCTCGAACCGGACTGCCGCGCATATGGCACGCCTTTGGTTATTCCCTGGCAGGCCTGCGTGCCGGATGGGGCGAAACCGCGTTCCGACAGGAGGCCATGGCAGCACTGGTCATGCTGCCCTTGGCCTTCTGGCTGGGGCGGACCTGGGTCGAAGTGGTGTTGCTGACCGGTGTGGTGCTGTTCGTGATGATCGTTGAGCTGCTCAACACGGGCGTGGAGTCTGCCGTGGATCGCATCGGGCCGGAATGGCACACCCTGTCCAAGCGGGCCAAAGACATGGGCAGCGCCGCCGTGCTGCTGAGCCTGCTGCTGTGCGCAGGCACCTGGAGCGCAGCGATCTGGGTTCGCTGGCTTTGA
- a CDS encoding RDD family protein, producing the protein MTDPASPPFQTKAANLMAPPLRRRMACWLYEGMLLFGVVFIAGYLFSTLTQTRHALDNRHLQQAFLFVVFGIYFAWFWAKGQTLAMKTWNIRVVDSQGRPLTQTRALWRYVLSWLWFLPPLAGGAAFSLPGGELAVIVVGWVLVWALLSRFHVQRQFVHDALAGTRLVHFQPIETPKRDKR; encoded by the coding sequence ATGACCGACCCCGCTTCTCCCCCTTTTCAGACCAAGGCGGCCAACCTGATGGCCCCGCCACTGCGGCGACGAATGGCCTGCTGGCTGTATGAAGGCATGCTTTTGTTTGGTGTGGTCTTCATCGCCGGCTACCTGTTCTCCACCCTCACCCAAACCCGGCACGCGTTGGACAACCGCCATCTGCAACAGGCCTTCCTGTTCGTGGTGTTCGGGATCTACTTCGCGTGGTTCTGGGCCAAGGGCCAGACCCTGGCCATGAAAACCTGGAACATCCGCGTGGTGGACAGTCAAGGGCGGCCGCTGACACAGACACGGGCCCTGTGGCGCTACGTCTTGAGTTGGCTGTGGTTTCTGCCACCGCTGGCCGGTGGTGCAGCCTTCTCACTGCCCGGTGGAGAACTGGCGGTGATCGTGGTCGGGTGGGTGCTGGTCTGGGCGCTGCTGTCGCGGTTTCATGTCCAGCGGCAGTTCGTTCACGACGCATTGGCCGGAACCCGGCTGGTGCACTTCCAGCCCATCGAAACACCCAAGCGCGACAAGCGCTGA
- a CDS encoding acetolactate synthase 3 catalytic subunit: MEINKAELASAAAASGAAPQELRGAEILVKALQAEGVKYIWGYPGGAVLHIYDAFYKQDTIQHVLVRHEQAAVHAADGYARATGDVGVSLVTSGPGLTNAVTGIATAYMDSIPMVIIAGQVPTAAIGLDAFQECDTVGITRPIVKHNFLVKDVRDLALVMKKAFHIARTGRPGPVVVDIPKDVSFNKTAFAGYPESVEMRSYNPVRKGHGGQIRKALQLLLTAKRPYIYTGGGVLLGNAVQELRTLVDLLGYPVTNTLMGLGAYPASDRKFLGMLGMHGTVEANNAMQNCDVLLAVGARFDDRVIGNPKHFAQNERKIIHIDIDPSSISKRVKVDVPIVGDVKDVLTELINMVRETSTRTDEKALAGWWEAIEGWRSTDCLKYDRGNKDVIKPQHVVETLWNMTKDADAYITSDVGQHQMWAAQYYKFNEPRRWINSGGLGTMGVGIPYAMGIKLAKPESEVFCVTGEGSVQMCIQELSTCLQYNTPIKIVALNNRYLGMVRQWQELDYEGRYSHSYMDALPNFVKLAEAYGHVGMLIERPQDVEGALREARKLKDRTVFMDFRTDPTENVFPMVRAGKGITEMTLGAEDL, from the coding sequence ATGGAAATCAACAAGGCCGAACTGGCCTCCGCTGCAGCCGCGTCCGGCGCAGCCCCCCAAGAACTCCGCGGCGCAGAAATCCTCGTCAAGGCCCTTCAGGCCGAAGGCGTGAAGTACATCTGGGGCTATCCCGGCGGTGCTGTGCTGCACATCTACGACGCGTTCTACAAGCAGGACACCATCCAGCACGTGCTGGTGCGCCATGAGCAGGCCGCTGTGCACGCTGCCGACGGCTATGCCCGCGCCACCGGCGACGTTGGGGTGTCCTTGGTGACCTCGGGTCCCGGGCTGACCAATGCCGTCACCGGCATCGCCACAGCCTACATGGACAGCATCCCGATGGTGATCATCGCTGGCCAGGTGCCCACCGCCGCGATCGGTCTGGACGCCTTCCAGGAGTGCGACACCGTCGGCATCACGCGTCCCATCGTCAAGCACAACTTCCTGGTGAAGGACGTGCGCGATCTGGCCTTGGTGATGAAGAAGGCCTTCCACATCGCGCGCACCGGCCGCCCGGGTCCTGTGGTGGTGGACATTCCGAAAGACGTGTCCTTCAACAAGACCGCTTTCGCAGGTTACCCCGAGTCGGTCGAGATGCGCTCGTACAACCCGGTGCGCAAGGGCCACGGCGGCCAGATCCGCAAGGCCCTGCAGCTGTTGCTGACAGCCAAGCGTCCCTACATCTACACCGGTGGCGGCGTGCTGCTGGGCAATGCGGTGCAGGAACTGCGCACGCTGGTGGACTTGCTGGGCTATCCGGTCACCAACACGCTGATGGGTCTGGGTGCCTATCCCGCCTCCGACCGCAAGTTCCTCGGCATGCTGGGCATGCACGGCACGGTGGAAGCCAACAACGCGATGCAGAACTGCGACGTGCTGCTGGCCGTGGGCGCGCGCTTTGATGACCGCGTGATCGGCAACCCCAAGCACTTCGCTCAGAACGAACGCAAGATCATCCACATCGACATCGACCCGTCGAGCATCTCCAAACGCGTCAAGGTGGACGTGCCCATCGTGGGCGACGTGAAGGATGTGCTGACCGAGCTGATCAACATGGTGCGCGAAACCAGCACCCGGACCGACGAAAAGGCGCTGGCGGGTTGGTGGGAAGCCATCGAAGGCTGGCGTTCGACGGACTGCCTGAAGTACGACCGCGGCAACAAGGACGTGATCAAGCCGCAGCACGTGGTGGAAACGCTCTGGAACATGACCAAGGACGCCGATGCCTACATCACGTCCGACGTGGGACAGCACCAGATGTGGGCCGCGCAGTACTACAAGTTCAACGAGCCGCGCCGCTGGATCAACTCCGGTGGCCTGGGCACCATGGGCGTGGGCATTCCCTACGCCATGGGCATCAAGTTGGCCAAGCCCGAAAGCGAAGTGTTCTGCGTGACCGGCGAAGGCTCGGTGCAGATGTGCATCCAAGAACTCTCCACCTGCCTGCAGTACAACACGCCGATCAAGATCGTGGCGCTCAACAACCGTTACCTCGGCATGGTGCGCCAGTGGCAGGAGCTCGACTATGAGGGCCGCTACAGCCACAGCTACATGGACGCACTGCCTAACTTTGTGAAGCTCGCCGAGGCCTACGGCCACGTCGGCATGCTGATCGAGCGCCCGCAGGACGTGGAAGGTGCCTTGCGCGAAGCGCGCAAGCTCAAGGACCGCACGGTCTTCATGGACTTCCGCACCGATCCGACGGAAAACGTCTTCCCCATGGTGCGTGCCGGCAAGGGCATCACAGAGATGACGCTGGGCGCCGAAGACCTCTGA
- the ilvN gene encoding acetolactate synthase small subunit: MKHIIAVLLENEPGALSRVVGLFSARGYNIESLTVAPTEDPSLSRMTIQTTGSDDVIEQITKHLNRLIEVVKVVDLTEGAYTERELMLVKVRAVGKEREEMKRMADIFRGRVIDVTEKSYTIELTGDQGKNDAFLEAIDRAAILETVRTGSCGIGRGERILRV; the protein is encoded by the coding sequence ATGAAACACATCATCGCTGTCCTGCTCGAAAACGAACCCGGTGCGCTCTCGCGCGTGGTGGGCCTGTTCTCCGCGCGGGGCTACAACATCGAATCTCTCACCGTGGCTCCCACGGAAGACCCCAGCCTCTCGCGCATGACGATCCAGACCACCGGTTCGGATGACGTGATCGAGCAGATCACCAAACACCTGAACCGGCTGATCGAAGTCGTCAAGGTGGTGGACCTGACTGAAGGCGCCTACACCGAACGCGAACTCATGCTGGTGAAGGTGCGCGCGGTGGGCAAGGAGCGTGAGGAAATGAAGCGCATGGCCGACATCTTCCGCGGCCGCGTCATCGACGTGACGGAGAAGAGCTACACCATCGAACTCACCGGCGACCAGGGCAAGAACGACGCTTTTCTGGAAGCCATTGATCGCGCTGCCATCCTGGAAACGGTTCGTACCGGTTCCTGCGGTATCGGTAGGGGTGAGAGAATCCTGCGCGTTTGA